The following are encoded together in the Phycisphaerae bacterium genome:
- a CDS encoding UDP-N-acetylmuramoyl-L-alanyl-D-glutamate--2,6-diaminopimelate ligase, with product MTLEQLLKLVEKKPLVWRPRVCADSRNLRQGDIFVAVKGTRTDGHDFIGQAAVAGARYIVSQKPVAVASAEVIQTEDTTKALGLLSQAYYNYPNSKLVNLAVTGTNGKTTTTYMVRSIVTGTGKKCGLIGTVTVDMGSGEDKIEASMTTPNALELASLADKMAGAGSEYMIMEASSHAIEQNRLAGIDFAAAAFTNFTGDHLDYHKTMEAYLAAKLRLFENLSPEATAVINKDDPVFEQIAAATKANKIFYSLSTEADLTARMISMDINGTVFEISFRGEKVKLSSPLIGEHNLSNHLAAAGLAIGAGFDLKTIAKGLSKLAKVPGRLEKVSCSKDFTVLVDYAHTDDALKHVLSTLKPLCRGSLIVVFGCGGDRDKTKRPRMAQAAQQFADRIFVTSDNPRTEKASAIIDDILTGFVNPQADDITVQPDREKAIAEAIQNAKANDIILIAGKGHENYQIIGTEKLHFSDIETALKFLQ from the coding sequence GTGACATTAGAACAGTTATTGAAACTTGTAGAGAAAAAACCTCTGGTCTGGCGGCCCAGGGTTTGTGCCGATTCGAGAAATCTTCGGCAGGGCGACATCTTCGTGGCGGTAAAAGGCACGCGCACTGACGGCCATGACTTTATCGGCCAGGCTGCTGTCGCAGGGGCCAGATATATCGTATCGCAAAAGCCGGTAGCCGTTGCCTCGGCCGAGGTTATACAAACAGAAGATACGACAAAAGCTCTGGGCCTTTTGTCTCAGGCATATTACAACTATCCGAACAGCAAGCTGGTCAACCTCGCCGTTACCGGCACCAACGGCAAAACGACTACGACATATATGGTTCGCTCGATTGTAACCGGTACCGGCAAAAAGTGCGGCCTTATAGGGACTGTAACAGTCGATATGGGCAGCGGCGAAGATAAAATCGAAGCATCTATGACGACTCCGAACGCCCTTGAGCTTGCCTCGCTTGCCGACAAAATGGCAGGTGCAGGTTCGGAATATATGATTATGGAGGCCAGCAGCCACGCGATAGAGCAGAATCGGCTTGCGGGAATAGATTTCGCCGCCGCGGCGTTTACGAATTTTACAGGCGACCATCTCGATTATCACAAGACAATGGAAGCGTACCTGGCGGCCAAGCTGAGGCTGTTCGAGAATCTTTCGCCTGAAGCGACAGCGGTAATAAACAAAGACGACCCGGTATTTGAACAAATTGCCGCCGCCACAAAGGCGAATAAAATATTCTATTCGCTTTCGACAGAAGCCGATTTGACCGCCCGGATGATTTCGATGGATATAAACGGTACGGTTTTCGAGATTTCATTCAGAGGAGAAAAGGTCAAGCTTTCTTCTCCTCTCATCGGCGAACATAATCTGAGCAATCACCTTGCCGCGGCGGGACTGGCGATTGGCGCAGGATTCGACCTTAAAACAATCGCAAAGGGACTGTCAAAACTTGCCAAAGTGCCGGGAAGACTGGAAAAAGTTTCCTGCTCGAAGGACTTTACCGTACTTGTGGATTATGCCCATACCGATGACGCCCTGAAACATGTCCTTTCGACGCTCAAACCGTTGTGCAGGGGCAGTCTGATAGTTGTTTTCGGCTGCGGCGGCGACAGGGACAAGACCAAAAGACCGCGAATGGCACAGGCCGCCCAGCAGTTCGCCGACAGAATTTTTGTTACCAGCGATAATCCGAGAACTGAAAAAGCATCGGCGATAATAGATGATATACTTACAGGTTTTGTCAACCCGCAGGCTGATGATATTACCGTTCAGCCGGACAGGGAAAAGGCAATCGCCGAAGCAATACAAAACGCCAAGGCGAACGATATAATTCTTATTGCCGGTAAGGGACATGAAAATTATCAGATTATCGGTACGGAAAAACTTCACTTCAGCGATATTGAAACGGCATTAAAGTTCCTGCAGTGA
- the murF gene encoding UDP-N-acetylmuramoyl-tripeptide--D-alanyl-D-alanine ligase — translation MKPLSIKKIAEIINTETSEISNLKFQISSVSIDSRKIPQGCMFFAIKGANHDGHDFISQAFENGASCATVQKQISGEKPLLPVDDTIAALGSLARYVRENSSYKVIAVTGSAGKTTTKNIINHVLKNSFKCFSSPKSFNNNIGVPLTILDAPQDAEILISELGSNHPGEIEQLTKIIQPDIAVITTICPAHLEGFGTIDVIIKEKVSITAGLRAGGKFFINGSIKNLVDYCRDKKLSFETFEMPDFKLSGDKSIFVIDNVTVNLPLAGRANVENAMAAWAVCKSLGVSASQFADALVSIKPVDMRLELLKLGECSVLCDCYNANPGSMANALETLSLMAQQQGKRAVFICGKMGELGGQSERLHAQLGEKIVQYKIPVLLTTKGDCAVAGRTAEKHADYDISVGIFENTAQLCDNLHKFIKPDDIILVKASRSERFEAVIDKLKGLFIGQ, via the coding sequence GTGAAACCACTATCCATAAAAAAAATTGCTGAAATCATAAATACAGAGACATCTGAAATTTCAAATCTGAAATTTCAAATCTCAAGTGTGAGCATCGACTCGAGAAAAATACCGCAGGGTTGTATGTTTTTCGCGATTAAGGGAGCAAATCACGACGGCCATGATTTTATCAGCCAGGCTTTCGAAAACGGCGCATCCTGCGCGACGGTACAAAAACAAATCTCCGGCGAAAAACCTTTGCTGCCTGTCGATGATACGATTGCAGCTCTCGGAAGTCTTGCGCGGTATGTGAGAGAAAATTCGTCGTATAAGGTTATAGCTGTTACAGGCTCGGCGGGAAAAACGACTACAAAGAACATAATCAATCATGTTCTAAAAAATAGTTTTAAATGTTTTTCATCGCCGAAGAGCTTCAATAACAATATCGGCGTTCCGCTTACGATATTGGATGCCCCCCAGGATGCCGAAATCTTGATTTCAGAGCTTGGCAGCAATCATCCCGGCGAAATAGAGCAGCTTACAAAAATAATCCAACCCGATATTGCCGTTATAACAACGATATGTCCTGCTCATCTGGAAGGTTTCGGAACCATAGATGTTATAATAAAGGAAAAGGTTTCTATAACGGCAGGTTTAAGAGCAGGCGGAAAATTTTTCATTAACGGCTCGATAAAAAATCTTGTCGATTATTGCCGGGATAAAAAATTATCCTTTGAAACTTTTGAGATGCCGGATTTTAAGCTTTCGGGCGATAAAAGCATTTTTGTTATCGATAATGTTACGGTGAATTTGCCGCTTGCCGGCAGGGCGAATGTTGAAAACGCTATGGCGGCATGGGCGGTCTGTAAAAGTCTCGGCGTTTCAGCTTCTCAGTTCGCCGATGCTCTTGTCTCGATAAAACCTGTCGATATGCGGCTCGAACTTTTGAAGCTTGGCGAATGCTCTGTACTTTGCGACTGTTACAACGCCAATCCCGGCTCGATGGCCAACGCACTCGAAACCCTGTCGCTGATGGCCCAGCAGCAGGGGAAAAGAGCCGTCTTTATTTGCGGAAAAATGGGCGAACTCGGCGGCCAGAGCGAAAGACTTCACGCCCAGCTTGGCGAAAAAATCGTTCAGTATAAAATACCTGTCCTGCTGACTACGAAAGGCGACTGTGCCGTCGCCGGCCGGACTGCCGAAAAACACGCCGATTATGACATTTCGGTCGGCATATTCGAAAATACCGCACAGCTTTGCGATAATCTGCATAAATTTATCAAACCTGACGATATAATACTGGTCAAAGCTTCTCGCAGTGAGCGTTTTGAAGCGGTTATTGACAAGTTAAAGGGACTTTTTATCGGACAATAA
- a CDS encoding alpha/beta fold hydrolase, translated as MFYSKGGLLRYTLLIVSLAIWLFIGRFFLAMNSVIDLVHFSSIPLVLSYLLIFRPPNIKKSFMPYGFLFIFITLLVTAYLIAFSKTMPHVRINWAELPIAVYFLLSVYAILWLLDKFINRILLIVLGTNQKNKITKNTAKTVFRFAILIFAVIPYLVAVFTTHWIKFTDAASPKKLMDMEYRQVYFNAKDGARLDGWFIPSSTRVSDSSVIIVPGRSPTKNLFLSYAKILSDTGYNVFLFDLRGNGNSSGHKYSFGIDEAGDVLGAIDYLKNNRPESSRYVFGFGINEGASALIAAASEDERFTGVVIDNASGYDVSLPEWVSDYLPGWMEKTLSKTIRSIVFADIGQSALGTEGLYEKISQISPCPVLVANSFKSDKSGRQETVDLYTKAKNPKMLWLTPPQTEEGFNIGTQQQYFQNILELFEFGRAKQQSGRWRISRNG; from the coding sequence ATGTTTTATTCAAAAGGCGGGCTGCTGCGTTACACTCTTCTTATCGTTTCATTGGCAATATGGCTTTTCATAGGCCGGTTTTTTCTGGCCATGAACTCAGTCATTGATTTGGTTCACTTTTCGTCTATTCCGCTGGTTCTGTCGTATCTGCTGATTTTCCGACCGCCAAATATCAAAAAAAGTTTTATGCCTTATGGTTTTTTATTCATCTTTATCACCCTGCTTGTGACGGCTTATCTGATTGCTTTTTCAAAAACAATGCCTCATGTGCGGATTAACTGGGCCGAGCTGCCTATTGCGGTGTATTTTCTGCTTTCTGTTTACGCGATTCTGTGGCTGCTGGACAAATTCATCAACCGGATTCTCTTAATCGTTCTCGGAACAAATCAAAAAAACAAAATAACAAAAAACACTGCGAAAACTGTTTTTCGTTTTGCCATTCTGATTTTCGCGGTAATACCATATCTGGTCGCGGTTTTTACAACTCACTGGATAAAATTTACGGATGCCGCCAGCCCGAAAAAGCTGATGGATATGGAATACCGTCAGGTTTACTTTAACGCCAAAGACGGCGCAAGGCTCGACGGCTGGTTCATTCCTTCATCAACGCGTGTATCGGATTCCTCGGTAATAATCGTCCCCGGACGAAGTCCGACGAAAAATCTTTTCCTGTCTTATGCAAAAATACTCAGCGACACCGGCTACAATGTATTTTTGTTCGACCTTCGCGGCAACGGCAACAGCAGCGGACACAAATACAGTTTTGGAATCGATGAAGCCGGCGATGTCCTGGGTGCGATTGATTATCTTAAAAACAACCGCCCGGAATCGAGCAGATACGTTTTTGGATTCGGCATCAACGAAGGCGCATCCGCTCTTATCGCCGCAGCGTCCGAAGATGAACGTTTCACGGGAGTGGTAATCGACAACGCTTCGGGTTACGATGTCTCTTTACCGGAATGGGTGTCAGATTATCTGCCGGGCTGGATGGAAAAGACTTTATCGAAAACCATCAGGTCGATTGTTTTTGCCGATATCGGTCAGTCTGCATTGGGAACAGAGGGACTATATGAAAAGATTTCCCAGATAAGCCCCTGCCCTGTTCTCGTCGCAAACAGTTTTAAAAGCGATAAATCCGGCCGGCAGGAAACTGTCGACCTCTATACGAAGGCAAAGAATCCCAAAATGCTGTGGCTGACTCCTCCGCAGACAGAAGAAGGTTTTAATATTGGCACTCAACAGCAATATTTTCAGAATATTCTCGAACTGTTCGAATTCGGCAGAGCAAAACAGCAGTCAGGCCGCTGGAGAATCAGCAGAAACGGCTAA
- a CDS encoding type II secretion system protein — translation MWSSDINKTLSTLRCGRRKGFTIMELLVVSVLMIIVMMIVAQFWKWFSPCITDLIARERLLREGRLTMQNLSYDFGSATEISGGSQLIINGNIYYYRESPDDSNLYRRDVSEGTDFAIADCVSNFSVEENPEGSNLWQITLEFSARSYNNDQPFSRELVFRWSPP, via the coding sequence ATGTGGAGCAGTGATATTAATAAAACGCTATCGACATTACGATGTGGGCGCAGAAAAGGTTTCACGATTATGGAACTGCTGGTTGTGTCCGTCCTTATGATTATCGTAATGATGATTGTCGCCCAGTTCTGGAAATGGTTTTCGCCGTGTATTACAGATTTGATTGCCAGAGAACGTCTGCTGCGTGAAGGACGTTTGACGATGCAAAATCTGTCTTATGATTTTGGTTCTGCCACTGAAATTTCCGGCGGCAGCCAGCTTATTATTAACGGGAATATATATTATTACCGTGAAAGTCCGGATGACTCCAATCTTTATCGCCGTGACGTTTCGGAAGGAACAGATTTCGCTATTGCCGATTGCGTATCAAATTTTTCAGTGGAAGAGAATCCGGAAGGCTCAAATCTCTGGCAGATTACGCTTGAATTTTCGGCGCGTAGTTACAACAACGACCAGCCTTTCAGCCGTGAACTCGTATTTCGCTGGAGTCCTCCGTAA
- a CDS encoding prepilin-type N-terminal cleavage/methylation domain-containing protein yields the protein MKCADYKKPKIKNGYTLVEVCIAMVIICILAAMAAPIYTKAIEQARLDSAAGNLKTIWSAQRAYWLKNHTFAASLTTLEDEDLISSSLARTQIDPNSIYVYDIDSAGISSFAASATRSGSGVWSGQIQVDELGELSGQISKDDGFTLSPLTLE from the coding sequence GTGAAATGCGCAGACTACAAAAAACCAAAAATCAAAAATGGTTACACGCTCGTGGAAGTGTGCATCGCGATGGTTATCATTTGTATTTTGGCCGCTATGGCAGCGCCGATATATACCAAGGCGATCGAACAGGCCCGGCTGGATTCTGCCGCGGGGAATTTAAAAACAATCTGGTCGGCCCAAAGAGCGTACTGGCTTAAAAATCATACATTTGCCGCCAGTCTGACTACGCTCGAAGATGAGGATTTAATAAGTTCATCACTTGCCCGGACGCAAATTGACCCGAATTCCATATATGTTTATGATATTGATTCCGCAGGGATCAGTTCTTTTGCGGCTTCGGCTACGAGAAGCGGCAGCGGTGTATGGAGCGGGCAGATTCAGGTAGACGAACTGGGAGAACTGTCCGGCCAAATAAGCAAAGATGACGGTTTTACCCTTTCACCTCTTACGCTGGAATAA